DNA from Candidatus Paceibacterota bacterium:
GTAAGCTGGGGCGGCGGTATGACCACAATGGTTATCACGGCCGTCGCGCTGGTGACCGCACCGCTCATATTGGCGACGACAACGTCGTAGCTCCCCGCGTCGGACGGTTGCACGAGCGGAAGGACCAGGCTTGAATCGGTCCCGCCGGCGAGGTGGGCCCCATCCCGCCGCCATTGATAGGTCAGCGGCGACAGGCTGGTGGCGCTGACGCTCAAGCACGGCGTCGTCCCCGCCACCAGGGTCTGGCTTTCGGGGTGCGCGGTAATCGTCGGCGTCGGCGGCATAATCACTGTGAGCACCGCATTGCTGCTGGTGACGCTGCCGTTCGCGTTGGAGACCACGACACTGTAAGTTCCGGCGTCAGCGAACAGCGCCTCCGCGATCACGTGACTCGTGGTTGTGGCGCTGGGCAGCGGCGACCCGTTCAAGCGCCATTGGCAGGACAACGGCGGCGGACCCGAGGCCGCCACGGCAAACGTGACCGGCGCCCCCGCGGCGACCGTTTGGTTCTGCGGCTGCGAGATAATCGAAGGCGGCAGATCCAGTCCGGCAACCGTCAGCACTGCCTGCGTGTTGGCAATTCCGCCGGTATTCGAAATCACAATGGAGTAAGTGCCCGCGCTCGACGCCAAAACAGGGTTGACGGTGTAACCGGTGCCGGTCGCCCCGGCGATGTTGCTTCCATTGAATTGCCACTGGAACGCCATGGGCGTCGTTCCGGACGGAAGCACGAAGAACGACGCCGCGTCGCCGGCATTGATGGTCTGGCTCAGCGGAGGCGAGAGGATCACGGGTGGCATCTGAACCGGCTGCGCGAATCTGATGGCATCCGCCAGCACCACCTGGCCGGTGTCAGGGAAGCCATCCGTGATCTTCACATTGCCGGCGGTGCCGCCGCTAAAGTGGAACGTGCCAAGGATATTCCAAACGCCGCCGTTGATCTTCTGATTGACGTAGCAGGTCTGCTGGCCGCCGTCGTAGGTGATGATGTAGGGCGCATTGGTGGTGCGGTTGCCGCCTTGCGGATGCCACTCGCAAACCTGGTAATCGCCAGCCGCAGGGATGCTCGGCGTGAACTGCAGGCAAGCCGAGCCGTCACCTTGGGTTTTATAGCGGTAATCCGGCCCGTATTTATCGGACGAGCTGGTGGCATAGATCCAGGAGCCCGCCATCGTGGCGTCCGGGTTATCCACCACCACTTCCACGTTGGTGGGCGGCGGGGGCGGCTCGGGGATGTCGAAGTAGGGGATGATCCGCGTCGTCAAATGCCCGCTGTCATCGGTGACCGCGATGCCCACTTTGCATAGCCCGCTGCGGGGGCAGGGCACCCTGGCGCTCCAGGAATTCGAGCCGGTGGCGGCGCAGGGCACGATCGCGGTCTGCTTGTAGATATCCTTGTACGCCACGAAAGGCTGCGCCTGAAAGATCGGTTTATCCGTATTCAGTTTGAGGGTCAGCCAGTCACCTTGAATCTCCTCGATCACGTCCAGTTGCGGCGCGGCCTCGCCGGTGGTCTGCAACCAGCGCTGCATCGCCTCGACAGCTGTGCAGTAGCGGAAATTGACGGTCGGGTAGGTGCCGGCGGCAATGTGGGCCTTCGCATGGACGTTGGCCGCGTTCGTCAGGAAGTCAACCTCCGGCAGATGCGCCCAGATGCAGGCGACCTGGTCGGCGCCCGCTGCCGCCTCCGCAAACATCCCGTTCATTTGCGCCTGCGAAATATTGGCCATGTAGATGCAGCGCGCGTTCCAACCCTTCCCATCCCCGGCTACCCGGTAGTTCGTCGGGGAGGGGTGATACGGCACCCAGACCTTCCACCAATTGGCCTCCAGGCTGAAAGGAAGCAGCAGGTTAAGGTGGTTTTGGTAATCGTTGCTCATCCACTCCCAGCCGCTGCGGAACGAGACCGGGTAGACCCCTTCCTCCAGGAGGAACTGGGCCACCGCGAAATCGAAGTCATCCTGGCATTCAAGAAAGCTCTCGGCCTGGACCCACGCTGGAGCCCCGCCGCTGTAATTGGTCCAGGCAAAGGTATGATAATGGAGCGTGAGCTCGTCGCCGAACTGCGCGATGGCCGCCCCGTGATACTGCTTCATCAGGTGGAGCGTCATCGTGTTGGGGACCGGCACATCCGTGTTGTCCGCGTAGCGGAAGATCTGGCCCGCCATCATCCACCAGGTGAACTTCATGGCCTGCCCGTAGGAATCCACCATCGTGTTCCGCCAGGCCGCGTCCATCACCTTGTAGGCGTTGCGGCTCTGGTTAGTGTAGAGGCCGATGTTGTAATGGCAGTGGTAGCGGCTGGTGTCCATCCCCTCCCAAATAGCCGTGTCCGATCCCAGAACCAGATAGACGGTGCCAGGTGCCTGTCCCCGAGCTATGGCTGGAATCGAGAGGATTACCGCGCAGATCAGCGCCCGAAGATACATCCTTGCTGTTCCACTCGATGCTGCCGGCATGAGAGACCTGATATCAAACCTGGGCCCTTATGACGAGATTAAAAGAGGGCGAGGTGAGTGCCAGCCAGCTTCTGGATGCCAGGTGTCGGTAACGACGCGCGTCGCGCGCCCGCGGGGTGGGCACCAGGGCAGGGCTGCTCCAAAGCACACGCACCGGGCGCTAATTAAGCCCGGGCATCGCAGCAAACCGGGTTCTTTCCACTTGTGCGGGGGCGCTTTGGTCATACCCTCAAAACCCATGAGAGCAACCGCGTTATCCGGTCCAATCGCGCTGGTGGTGGGTTTGATCCTGTCGAATTCCCTACCACTCTTCGGCGTCCCCGCGACGCGACCCAACGTGCTGGTGATTCTCACCGACGACCAGCGGTGGGACGCGATGAGTTGCGCGGGGCATCCGCTGCTGAAGACGCCCAACATTGACCGGTTGGCGGCGGAGGGCGCGCGTTTTGCGAACATGTTCGTAACTACCTCGCTGTGCTCGCCCAGCCGGGCCTCGATCCTGAGCGGCGTTTTCGCCCACCGGCACGGCGTCCTCAATAACTTCACCGAGTATCCCGACTCGCTGCCCAGCTACCCGAAGCGGTTGCGCGAGGCGGGTTACGAGACGGCTTATTTCGGCAAGTGGCACATGGGCGAGACGAACGGCATGCCGCGCGCCGACTTCGATTTCTGGATGAGCCACAAGGGGCAGGGCAATTACTTCGGCAACGAGTGGAACATCAACGGGCGCACCCAGTACATGACGGGTTACTACACGACGGTCGTCACCGAGCACGCGGTCGAGTGGCTCAAGCGCAAGCACGAGAAGCCCTTCGTGCTGATCCTGGGCGAGAAAGCGCCCCACGGCGGCCCCATCGAGCCCGAGCCGAAGTATGAGCGCGCCTTCGACGCCGATCAGATCGTCAAGCCGGCAAACTATGACGCCTGGCAAGAAGGCAAGCCTGCCTGGCTGG
Protein-coding regions in this window:
- a CDS encoding immunoglobulin domain-containing protein, which produces MYLRALICAVILSIPAIARGQAPGTVYLVLGSDTAIWEGMDTSRYHCHYNIGLYTNQSRNAYKVMDAAWRNTMVDSYGQAMKFTWWMMAGQIFRYADNTDVPVPNTMTLHLMKQYHGAAIAQFGDELTLHYHTFAWTNYSGGAPAWVQAESFLECQDDFDFAVAQFLLEEGVYPVSFRSGWEWMSNDYQNHLNLLLPFSLEANWWKVWVPYHPSPTNYRVAGDGKGWNARCIYMANISQAQMNGMFAEAAAGADQVACIWAHLPEVDFLTNAANVHAKAHIAAGTYPTVNFRYCTAVEAMQRWLQTTGEAAPQLDVIEEIQGDWLTLKLNTDKPIFQAQPFVAYKDIYKQTAIVPCAATGSNSWSARVPCPRSGLCKVGIAVTDDSGHLTTRIIPYFDIPEPPPPPTNVEVVVDNPDATMAGSWIYATSSSDKYGPDYRYKTQGDGSACLQFTPSIPAAGDYQVCEWHPQGGNRTTNAPYIITYDGGQQTCYVNQKINGGVWNILGTFHFSGGTAGNVKITDGFPDTGQVVLADAIRFAQPVQMPPVILSPPLSQTINAGDAASFFVLPSGTTPMAFQWQFNGSNIAGATGTGYTVNPVLASSAGTYSIVISNTGGIANTQAVLTVAGLDLPPSIISQPQNQTVAAGAPVTFAVAASGPPPLSCQWRLNGSPLPSATTTSHVIAEALFADAGTYSVVVSNANGSVTSSNAVLTVIMPPTPTITAHPESQTLVAGTTPCLSVSATSLSPLTYQWRRDGAHLAGGTDSSLVLPLVQPSDAGSYDVVVANMSGAVTSATAVITIVVIPPPQLTLPGVTGDSQFQIGLSGEAGNAFVLAASTNLTDWLPIATTAFDDSSLLFADPESLTLPRRYYRARGMLTWLLSDFEGRSPGTAVMFHRPAYSGTTMGFIDTAAPNFAYVTNSFPTGHAGGRVVQAAWSFNASAGAWLRLTTSGGPIIPNPTVDFRQGLQFDVLADKPVYIAVGLRETSTTAAMGADGGNAGEPIEWLGGTTSNTSTPPKGRLVSAGQWTTLRFFFPHEPIRSYTGNGRLESTTGKGVFEQLAIVPANPGAGVYNLYLDNFQVIFIAP